From the Primulina tabacum isolate GXHZ01 chromosome 3, ASM2559414v2, whole genome shotgun sequence genome, one window contains:
- the LOC142538638 gene encoding uncharacterized protein LOC142538638, producing the protein MPPRRILRRTDEVRQEENIPQPPLCQDASAYVLAGMARFFEQHVGDGARVRPEPVYERFRWMHPDEFHGTTDPFVAEGWIRSLEGDASLWWEGAERGVNMMTLTWEEFKRVFYDKYFTSDVRSRLKREFMSLRQGDWTVAEFVQKFDRGCHFVPLIANDAAEKLRHFLDGLKPTIRRDVMLSDPIDYTTAVAKAFRAEQSLNDIDWEMQRKRNRARQANHSNNKPYTGSPKQPEPPKPQGQPPRGNVPKADERPLCKECNRPHSGKCMWGTYKCFNCGELGHKMVECTKPRQPMTGRVYVMQAAENETEPALH; encoded by the exons atgcctcctagaagGATTTTACGTAGGACTGATGAGGTTAGACAGGAGGAGAATATTCCACAGCCTCCACTTTGTCAGGATGCTAGTGCCTATGTACTAGCCGGTATGGCCCGTTTTTTTGAACAACATGTAGGGGATGGAGCAAGGGTTAGACCAGAGCCAGTTTATGAGCGTTTTAGGTGGATGCACCCCGATGAGTTTcatggcactactgatccattcgttgctgagggatggattcgaTCTTTAGAG GGCGacgcttccttatggtgggagggagcagaACGAGGAGTGAATATGATGACGTTGACTTGGGAGGAGTTCAAGAGGGtattctatgacaagtacttcacaTCTGATGTTCGTTCTAGGCttaagagggagtttatgagtctccgtcagGGGGATTGGACTGTTGCCGAGtttgtgcagaagtttgataggggctgtcactttgtgcccttgattgccaACGATGCTGCTGAAAAATTACGACATTTCCTAGATGGCTTGAAGCCGACTATCCGACGTGATGTGATGCTTAGCGATCCTATTGACTACACTACTGCCGTCGCCAAAGCTTTTAGAGCCGAACAGTCACTTAATGACATAGATTGGGAGATGCAGCGAAAGAGGAACCGTGCTCGGCAAGCTAATCATAGTAATAATAAGCCTTATACAGGATCTCCTAAGCAACCAGAACCACCAAAACCACAAGGACAACCACCAAGAGGGAATGTTCCGAAGGCTGATGAGAGACCActgtgcaaggagtgcaatcgtccACATTCTGGCAAatgcatgtggggcacctacaagtgcttcaaTTGCGGAGAGTTGGGGCACAAGATGGTGGAATGCACAAAGCCTAGACAACCCATGACTGGAAGAGTCTATGTGATGCAAGCTGCAGAGAATGAGACAGAGCCGGCACTACACTGA